One genomic window of Solanum dulcamara chromosome 12, daSolDulc1.2, whole genome shotgun sequence includes the following:
- the LOC129876513 gene encoding heme-binding-like protein At3g10130, chloroplastic, giving the protein MGMVFGKICVETPKYELIQSTADYEIRKYPAAVIAQITYDPTQFKGNKDAGFEILVNYIGLLGTPQNAKPEKIAMTTPVITKSSEKIAMTTPVVTKSGDGENNTVTMQFILPAKYTKAAESPKPLDERVVIIEEGEMKYGVLKFSGTPSDRVVKEKVENLKKWLERDGCKIIGEFELARYNPPWTLPPFKTNEVRIPVK; this is encoded by the coding sequence ATGGGCATGGTTTTTGGTAAGATCTGTGTTGAAACACCGAAATATGAATTGATTCAATCTACAGCTGATTACGAAATCCGAAAATACCCAGCAGCTGTTATAGCTCAAATCACATATGATCCGACCCAGTTCAAAGGCAACAAAGACGCCGGATTTGAGATACTAGTCAATTACATCGGCCTACTGGGTACTCCCCAAAACGCTAAACCTGAAAAAATCGCCATGACAACTCCTGTAATCACCAAATCGTCGGAGAAAATCGCGATGACTACACCGGTGGTGACTAAGAGTGGTGACGGAGAGAACAATACAGTGACTATGCAGTTTATTTTGCCTGCAAAGTATACGAAAGCTGCAGAATCACCGAAGCCGTTGGATGAGAGAGTGGTGATTATAGAAGAAGGGGAAATGAAGTATGGGGTGTTGAAGTTTAGTGGGACTCCAAGTGATAGAGTGGTGAAAGAGAaagtggagaatttgaagaaaTGGTTGGAGAGAGATGGGTGTAAGATAATTGGGGAATTTGAGTTGGCTAGGTATAATCCGCCATGGACATTGCCTCCCTTTAAGACTAATGAAGTTAGGATTCCAGTTAAGTGA
- the LOC129876220 gene encoding heme-binding-like protein At3g10130, chloroplastic → MGMILGKISVETPKYESIQSTADYEIRNYPAAVIAQVTYDPTQFKGNKDGGFMLLANYIGALGNPQNSKPEKIDMTAPVITKSSEEIAMTAPVVTKSGDGENNTVTMQFILPAKYTKSEEAPKPLDERVVIIEEGERKYGVVKFSGTPSDKVVKEKVENLRKWLERDGYKIIGEFELARYNPPWTLPPFKTNEVMIPVE, encoded by the coding sequence ATGGGCATGATTTTGGGGAAGATCTCTGTTGAAACACCCAAATACGAATCCATTCAATCTACAGCTGATTACGAAATTCGCAATTACCCAGCAGCTGTTATAGCTCAAGTCACATACGATCCGACCCAGTTCAAAGGCAACAAAGACGGTGGATTCATGCTACTAGCCAATTACATCGGCGCATTGGGTAATCCCCAAAACTCCAAACCTGAAAAAATCGACATGACAGCCCCAGTAATCACCAAATCGTCCGAGGAAATCGCGATGACTGCACCTGTGGTGACTAAGAGCGGTGACGGAGAGAACAATACGGTGACTATGCAGTTTATTTTGCCGGCGAAGTATACGAAATCTGAAGAGGCGCCGAAGCCGTTGGATGAGAGAGTGGTGATTATAGAAGAAGGGGAAAGGAAGTATGGGGTGGTGAAGTTTAGTGGGACTCCAAGTGATAAAGTGGTGAAAGAGAAAGTGGAAAATTTGAGGAAATGGTTGGAGAGAGATGGGTATAAGATAATTGGGGAATTTGAGTTGGCTAGGTATAATCCGCCATGGACTCTGCCTCCATTTAAGACCAATGAAGTTATGATTCCAGTTGAGTGA